A genomic stretch from Campylobacter lari subsp. concheus includes:
- a CDS encoding MetQ/NlpA family ABC transporter substrate-binding protein has protein sequence MKLLKLLAASTILGASLFANEVITVGATPVPHAEILEQTKDLLKKEGYTLEIKEFNDYVLPNLSTDNKELDANFFQHQPYLDEFNANKGTKLISVAKIHIEPMAVYSKKYKNIQDLPQNATIAVPNDPTNESRALDIIASTKLVSFENTALKTPLDIKDNPKNIKFKELKAAQLPRALDDVDFAVINSNYALSANLNPVKDSILIENKESPYANILVTTQDNKDNPKIKALVKALQSQKVKDFINEKYQGAVVPAF, from the coding sequence ATGAAATTGTTAAAATTGCTCGCTGCAAGCACAATTTTAGGTGCAAGTTTATTTGCTAATGAAGTTATCACTGTAGGTGCGACACCTGTTCCTCATGCTGAAATTTTAGAACAAACTAAAGATTTGCTAAAAAAAGAAGGTTATACATTGGAAATTAAGGAATTTAATGACTATGTTTTACCAAATCTTAGTACAGATAATAAAGAACTTGATGCAAATTTTTTCCAACATCAGCCTTATTTAGATGAGTTTAATGCTAATAAAGGTACAAAATTAATTAGCGTTGCAAAAATTCATATCGAACCAATGGCAGTTTATTCTAAAAAATATAAAAACATCCAAGATCTTCCACAAAATGCTACCATAGCTGTACCAAATGATCCAACAAATGAAAGTAGAGCTTTGGATATTATTGCTAGTACTAAACTAGTTAGTTTTGAAAATACTGCATTAAAAACTCCACTTGATATTAAAGATAATCCAAAAAATATCAAATTTAAAGAATTAAAAGCAGCGCAACTTCCAAGAGCTTTAGATGATGTTGATTTTGCAGTGATTAATTCAAACTATGCCTTATCAGCAAATTTAAATCCTGTAAAAGATTCTATTTTAATAGAAAACAAAGAAAGTCCTTATGCAAATATCTTAGTAACCACTCAAGATAATAAAGACAATCCTAAAATCAAAGCTTTAGTAAAAGCTTTACAAAGTCAAAAAGTAAAAGATTTTATCAATGAAAAATACCAAGGTGCAGTAGTTCCTGCATTTTAA